One stretch of Croceibacterium atlanticum DNA includes these proteins:
- a CDS encoding 3-keto-5-aminohexanoate cleavage protein, which yields MRKNKKVIITCAPTGSIHTPSMSPHLPVTASQIADAATGAAQAGAAILHLHARSDADGSPSPKAEDFMRFLPRVRQATDAIINISTGGSAMMSLDDRLDGARAAQPELCSLNMGPLIFDFSAAGRRVEEWQHGWEREYVEGSRGRIMYNDNAYIKRIMLEIGREFGTRFEFECYDIGHLYTLAHFADRGLIDPPFLIQGVFGILGGIGPDTRNVAHMVTIADSLFGEDYVFSAFAAGRHQMDFCTQSILLGGNARVGLEDSLYIAPGELAQSNAQQVVKLRSVIEALGREVASPDEARAMLGLKGGDKVAF from the coding sequence ATGCGCAAGAACAAGAAGGTCATCATCACCTGCGCCCCTACGGGTTCGATCCATACACCATCCATGTCGCCCCACCTTCCGGTGACAGCGAGCCAGATCGCCGACGCAGCGACAGGTGCGGCGCAGGCGGGTGCCGCCATCCTGCATCTTCATGCGCGTTCCGATGCGGATGGCAGCCCGAGCCCCAAAGCAGAGGATTTCATGCGGTTCCTGCCGCGTGTCAGGCAGGCCACCGACGCAATTATCAACATCTCCACCGGCGGCAGCGCCATGATGAGCCTGGATGACAGGCTCGATGGTGCAAGAGCAGCCCAGCCGGAGCTGTGCTCGCTCAATATGGGGCCGCTCATCTTCGATTTTTCCGCAGCCGGAAGGCGGGTGGAAGAGTGGCAGCACGGGTGGGAACGCGAATATGTCGAAGGCTCACGCGGGCGGATCATGTATAATGACAATGCCTATATCAAGCGGATCATGCTGGAAATCGGGCGTGAATTCGGAACGCGTTTCGAATTCGAATGCTACGATATCGGCCACCTCTACACGCTGGCGCATTTCGCCGATCGCGGCCTGATCGATCCGCCGTTCCTGATACAGGGCGTATTTGGCATATTGGGCGGCATCGGGCCCGACACGCGCAATGTGGCGCATATGGTAACTATCGCTGACAGCCTGTTCGGAGAGGATTATGTCTTTTCCGCTTTCGCCGCTGGCCGGCACCAGATGGATTTCTGCACGCAGTCCATCCTGCTTGGCGGAAATGCCCGCGTCGGCCTGGAGGACAGTCTCTATATCGCGCCTGGCGAGCTGGCGCAGAGCAACGCCCAGCAAGTCGTCAAACTGCGCAGCGTGATCGAAGCGCTGGGCCGCGAGGTGGCAAGCCCTGATGAAGCGCGCGCAATGCTGGGCCTGAAAGGCGGCGACAAGGTCGCTTTCTGA
- a CDS encoding NAD-dependent succinate-semialdehyde dehydrogenase: protein MNQARGKLDEADLLISRAYVAGEWLEGDDTPIRVEDPFTLETIAEVASVNASTAQQAVNAAAGALPAWAARPAKERGAIVRRWFELIVQHREDLARLITRENGKPMREARGEVDYANQFMEFYADEATRVLGEIIPAAEPGRRMLAEREPVGVCAAITPWNFPLAMLTRKAAPAMAAGCTMVAKPAGQTPLSALAFAFLGQEAGIPPGVFSVVTGRAGPIGEVVTQSPAVRKLTFTGSTPVGTMLMAACAPTMKRVSMELGGNAPLLIFDDADLDTAVETAIVAKFRNSGQSCIAANRIYVQDGIRDRFLSAFAGRVSQMSAGDGFDEQNDIGPLIDEAAIAKVEEHREDALTRGGRLLAGGASPGGRIALPTLLANVPEQAMLAQEETFGPLAGVIGFDTVERAIGLANDTPFGLAAYLCSQDPAKIAHVSRALETGMVGINTGLISSAHAPFGGVKMSGVGREGSHQGIEEYLSTKYICQAGL from the coding sequence ATGAACCAGGCCCGTGGCAAGCTGGACGAAGCCGATCTGCTGATCAGCAGGGCTTATGTGGCAGGCGAATGGCTGGAGGGGGATGACACGCCCATTCGGGTGGAGGATCCTTTCACGCTGGAAACCATCGCCGAAGTCGCATCGGTAAACGCTTCGACAGCACAGCAGGCCGTCAATGCCGCGGCCGGCGCCCTGCCCGCCTGGGCCGCGCGCCCCGCAAAGGAACGCGGCGCGATCGTGCGCCGCTGGTTCGAACTGATCGTGCAACATCGTGAAGACCTCGCCCGCCTCATCACAAGGGAGAATGGCAAGCCCATGCGAGAAGCGCGGGGCGAGGTCGATTACGCAAACCAGTTCATGGAATTTTACGCGGACGAGGCAACCCGCGTGCTGGGCGAGATTATTCCCGCTGCAGAGCCGGGCCGCAGGATGCTGGCGGAGCGGGAGCCCGTGGGCGTCTGCGCGGCGATAACGCCCTGGAATTTCCCCCTCGCCATGCTGACGCGGAAGGCCGCCCCGGCAATGGCCGCCGGCTGCACGATGGTGGCAAAGCCGGCCGGTCAGACGCCGCTCTCCGCCCTCGCCTTCGCCTTTCTGGGCCAGGAAGCAGGCATTCCGCCGGGCGTTTTCAGCGTCGTTACGGGCCGGGCCGGCCCTATCGGCGAGGTGGTGACGCAGAGCCCGGCGGTGCGCAAGCTGACATTCACCGGATCGACCCCCGTGGGCACGATGCTGATGGCAGCCTGCGCCCCGACGATGAAGCGCGTCAGCATGGAACTGGGCGGTAACGCCCCGCTGCTGATATTTGACGATGCCGATCTGGACACTGCCGTGGAAACGGCGATAGTCGCCAAGTTCCGCAATAGCGGCCAGAGCTGCATCGCCGCCAACCGCATTTATGTGCAGGATGGCATTCGCGATCGTTTCCTGTCGGCCTTTGCCGGCCGTGTTTCGCAGATGTCGGCAGGCGACGGTTTCGACGAGCAAAATGATATCGGGCCGCTGATCGACGAGGCGGCGATCGCCAAGGTGGAAGAACATCGCGAAGATGCGCTGACCCGTGGCGGCAGACTGCTTGCCGGCGGCGCATCCCCCGGCGGGCGGATCGCCCTGCCCACCCTGCTTGCCAACGTGCCCGAACAGGCCATGCTCGCGCAGGAGGAAACCTTTGGCCCATTGGCAGGCGTGATCGGTTTCGACACCGTCGAACGGGCCATCGGGCTGGCCAATGACACGCCTTTTGGCCTGGCCGCCTATCTCTGTTCGCAAGATCCGGCAAAGATCGCGCATGTATCCCGCGCCCTCGAAACCGGGATGGTCGGCATCAATACCGGCCTGATCTCCAGCGCGCATGCGCCCTTCGGCGGGGTAAAGATGTCCGGGGTCGGCCGTGAAGGATCGCACCAGGGCATCGAGGAATATCTCAGCACCAAATATATCTGTCAGGCAGGCCTCTAG
- a CDS encoding SDR family oxidoreductase, with translation MRPTRVMLVIGGNRGIGAAIARLAASRGYAVAITYASNAAPAEDVVAAIEEAGGTAAAFRCDVAEEEDILRLFEDAAVLGQLSAMVYSSGITGDASPLADARARTLRDVVAVNLTGAMLCAREAARHMSTGRGGQGGSITFVSSRAADRGSAGEYVWYAASKGGVNSLSLGLAREVAGEGIRVNCVSPGPVATEMLSPERQAKGAAAVAMGRVADPAEIAEAVLYMASDQASYVTGANLAVAGGA, from the coding sequence ATGAGACCAACGCGCGTCATGCTTGTCATCGGCGGAAATCGGGGGATCGGTGCGGCCATTGCCCGGCTCGCCGCCAGCCGGGGCTATGCCGTGGCAATCACCTATGCCAGCAACGCCGCCCCGGCCGAAGACGTGGTGGCAGCAATAGAAGAAGCGGGCGGAACAGCGGCGGCCTTTCGCTGCGATGTCGCCGAAGAGGAAGATATACTGCGCCTGTTCGAGGATGCGGCGGTGCTCGGCCAGCTTTCAGCCATGGTCTATTCCAGCGGCATTACAGGCGATGCCTCCCCGCTTGCCGATGCGAGAGCCCGGACCTTGCGCGACGTGGTGGCAGTGAACCTGACGGGGGCCATGCTCTGCGCACGCGAAGCTGCCCGGCATATGTCCACGGGACGGGGCGGCCAGGGCGGTTCGATCACCTTCGTCTCCTCCCGTGCGGCAGACCGCGGTTCCGCGGGTGAATATGTCTGGTATGCCGCAAGCAAAGGCGGCGTGAACAGTCTTTCGCTGGGGCTGGCGCGCGAAGTTGCGGGCGAAGGCATCCGCGTGAACTGCGTATCCCCGGGCCCCGTGGCGACAGAGATGCTAAGTCCGGAACGGCAGGCAAAGGGGGCCGCGGCGGTCGCCATGGGCCGGGTGGCCGATCCGGCGGAAATCGCCGAAGCCGTGCTCTACATGGCGTCAGACCAGGCTTCCTATGTCACGGGCGCCAATCTGGCCGTAGCCGGAGGAGCGTGA
- a CDS encoding amidohydrolase family protein, with amino-acid sequence MASANEHDKEISGNPVIDCHAHIFTSDMPACVGAWTVPDYAFTGDDLLARMDAHGIHFAILSGLSISGEYNDYMIRALRRHNRLRGTAIVNPQADLYALEHMQADGITGIRLQLARRSTLPDFSSDEYRLLLRRLRDLDWHVQLAIEGPQLRPVLEPLMEAGVKVVIDHFGHPDPEGPLACDGFACMLEAIDTGRCWVKMSAGFRLPGTTAWQDDPDGNLDDIADLVAAELLRRVGTDRLLWGSDAPFVGYENRVTFESVLASYRRWLPDPAKRAEICRTGLKLYFS; translated from the coding sequence ATGGCTTCGGCAAATGAGCATGACAAGGAGATCTCGGGAAACCCGGTGATCGATTGCCATGCACATATCTTCACGTCCGACATGCCGGCCTGCGTCGGCGCCTGGACCGTGCCTGACTATGCTTTTACCGGCGATGACCTGCTGGCCCGGATGGATGCGCATGGTATCCATTTCGCGATCCTGTCCGGTCTTTCCATATCCGGCGAATATAATGATTACATGATCCGCGCATTGCGCCGTCACAATCGGCTGCGGGGCACGGCAATCGTCAACCCGCAGGCCGATCTCTACGCGCTGGAACATATGCAGGCTGACGGGATCACGGGCATTCGCCTGCAACTTGCCCGCCGCTCCACCCTGCCGGATTTCAGCTCGGACGAATATCGGCTGCTGCTGCGGCGCCTGCGGGATCTGGACTGGCACGTGCAGCTGGCGATCGAAGGGCCGCAATTGCGCCCCGTTCTCGAACCGCTGATGGAGGCGGGCGTAAAGGTGGTGATCGATCATTTCGGGCATCCCGATCCGGAGGGGCCGCTGGCCTGCGATGGCTTTGCCTGCATGCTCGAAGCGATCGATACGGGACGTTGCTGGGTGAAGATGTCTGCGGGCTTCCGCCTGCCGGGAACCACCGCCTGGCAAGACGATCCCGACGGCAATCTGGATGATATCGCCGATCTCGTTGCGGCAGAATTGCTGCGCCGGGTCGGAACAGACCGGCTGCTCTGGGGCAGTGACGCACCGTTCGTGGGTTATGAAAACCGGGTGACGTTCGAGAGCGTTCTCGCCAGCTATCGGCGCTGGCTACCCGATCCGGCCAAGCGTGCCGAGATTTGCCGCACCGGGCTCAAGCTCTATTTCTCCTGA
- a CDS encoding helix-turn-helix domain-containing protein, with translation MAAWNALYSRQLNNVDFTPASSQDFAARLSLGQLGPIQFARMCTNRTNILRSRKHILPSQQRLYSFLLQAGGSSQLSHCGHEAELTPGDFALCDSAAPHSFTVDDGSVVIMLRIDAKTLRQHLPTPERFCGLHLRNEVGLTGAMSAMVERLDAQLAKGFTSIYGERFAQSLLEMLSMSYSMGFDMGGDVSAVLRGRHAEVVRYIEDHLRDPQLSPATIAEGLRISPRYLRTIFASTGEKVSTYIIRRRLEECAKQIRDPSWAGHTLTEIAFAWGFNSAAHFTRTFHEHHGMAPREYRRRMIG, from the coding sequence ATGGCTGCGTGGAATGCGCTGTATTCGCGCCAGCTCAACAATGTCGATTTCACGCCCGCAAGCAGCCAGGATTTTGCCGCCCGCCTCAGCCTCGGCCAGCTCGGTCCGATCCAGTTCGCACGCATGTGCACCAATCGCACGAATATCCTCCGTTCGCGGAAGCATATCCTGCCGAGCCAGCAGCGGCTCTATTCCTTCCTGCTTCAGGCCGGGGGAAGCAGTCAGCTTTCGCATTGCGGGCACGAGGCGGAACTGACGCCCGGTGATTTCGCGCTTTGCGACAGTGCCGCACCGCACAGTTTCACGGTGGATGACGGCAGCGTCGTCATCATGCTGCGCATAGATGCGAAAACCCTCAGGCAGCACCTGCCCACGCCCGAACGGTTCTGCGGCCTGCATCTCAGGAACGAGGTCGGGCTGACGGGCGCGATGTCCGCCATGGTGGAACGCCTCGATGCCCAGCTCGCGAAGGGTTTCACCTCCATCTATGGGGAACGCTTCGCGCAGAGCCTGCTGGAAATGCTTTCGATGTCATATTCCATGGGCTTCGACATGGGTGGCGACGTTTCGGCCGTATTGCGCGGCCGCCATGCCGAGGTGGTGCGCTATATAGAGGATCATTTGCGCGATCCGCAGCTTTCACCCGCAACCATCGCCGAAGGGCTGCGTATTTCGCCGCGCTATCTGCGGACGATTTTCGCCAGCACCGGGGAGAAAGTCTCCACCTATATCATCCGGCGCAGGCTGGAAGAATGCGCCAAGCAGATCCGCGATCCCAGCTGGGCAGGCCACACGCTGACAGAGATCGCCTTCGCCTGGGGGTTCAACAGTGCGGCGCATTTCACGCGCACCTTCCACGAACATCACGGCATGGCCCCGCGCGAATATCGGCGCCGCATGATCGGATAG
- a CDS encoding TonB-dependent receptor plug domain-containing protein encodes MTGAALVPLSAGLLAGTPALAQDTGQGAEEAAPIIVTGTRIKRDGFSEPTPATVFDAETTQDLGIVNAGDIVELIPQNTAFQSDATAGITAGADVGASFANLRGLNPDGGTRTLTLINSRRFVPTSNGGSVDLNMIPTAMIERVETVTGGASAAYGSDAIAGVVNIILDTDLEGLRLQADFGQTFRGDGKDYHASAVYGTSLGDRGHVVIGGEYQRVKGIGDCSDVRLWCAEGWDLFTNEGDILPDGSVTGYNTPGSPTYGLPNYIIGPDSKQAFNDAHGVVRNRGPADPAARNLRFNDDGTAVLDFDPGIYVNSNTFGPRSGGDGESTYADSDLQTPQERYVGYLYADYELSDALTAYTELTYAHRTASNSGVTAGPRSTFFVKPDNAYLPDDLVELLDGTSFSLGKDVDRQIPALNEVEADVFRGVLGLGGEIGENWDWDIYYQYGSNKQHRDGRYSRVNTEFQYALDAVDEGEFLNGTANGNIVCRETLASNPDPRSQGCEPLNLFGLNNLSQAAIDYAYRPVVQDFDYTQHVIAGVISGNLFDGIGAGPVGAAAGAEYRSEDGDVTHGDTPNYNDYAFTFGTDYGGTIEVFEAFGELNVPLLAYVPFAEMLEVNGAVRWTQNTAQNASTGEEKTTDAVSYKLSAIWEIGAGFRLRGSRSRDIRSPGFQELFDQQVPTEAGSSQGVVDNFNIPGSPGLGDDDTPILNGGSFALKPESADTTTLGVVFRPDFAPGLRMSADWYQIEVTDTVTTLPGQRIVDFCGEFDLFCDRITFAAPTDITFVDARQVNLGSLDVRGFDFELSYRLPLYDVFDGGDGAVSLRLLANHQYDFKVQADPTTPVIDYAGQTGPVLNGGDFNPAPDWIWNAFLSYDNGGFNTTLSFRHIPEGIYDVEKIGPQDAGFDPSLPDSINDNRVDGATYLGLAMSYQIPIDSAGNRYVELFGAIQNLFDEKPPVAPGGGGLGGSNYPTNPVYFDTFGSRFRTGVRLRY; translated from the coding sequence ATGACAGGTGCGGCGCTGGTGCCGCTATCCGCAGGATTGCTGGCCGGAACGCCTGCACTTGCGCAGGACACGGGGCAGGGCGCCGAAGAGGCCGCCCCGATCATCGTCACCGGCACGCGCATCAAGCGCGATGGTTTCAGCGAACCCACTCCGGCGACAGTGTTCGATGCGGAAACCACGCAGGATCTCGGCATCGTCAATGCCGGTGACATCGTCGAACTCATCCCCCAGAACACCGCTTTCCAGTCCGATGCAACGGCTGGCATAACCGCAGGCGCGGATGTTGGCGCCAGCTTCGCGAACCTGCGCGGCCTCAATCCCGATGGCGGCACGCGTACGCTGACGCTGATCAATTCCCGCCGTTTCGTGCCGACATCGAATGGCGGCTCCGTGGATCTCAACATGATCCCGACGGCCATGATCGAGCGGGTGGAGACAGTCACCGGCGGCGCTTCGGCCGCATATGGTTCGGATGCCATTGCCGGTGTGGTCAACATCATCCTCGACACCGATCTCGAGGGATTGCGGCTGCAGGCAGACTTTGGCCAGACCTTCCGCGGTGACGGCAAGGATTATCATGCCTCAGCTGTTTACGGCACGTCCCTGGGGGATCGCGGCCATGTGGTGATTGGCGGCGAATATCAGAGGGTGAAGGGGATCGGGGACTGTTCTGATGTGCGCCTGTGGTGCGCGGAAGGCTGGGACCTGTTCACCAATGAAGGGGACATCCTGCCCGATGGCAGTGTCACGGGCTATAACACGCCCGGTTCGCCCACATACGGATTGCCGAACTACATCATCGGGCCGGATTCCAAGCAGGCATTCAACGATGCCCATGGCGTGGTGCGGAACCGCGGCCCTGCCGATCCTGCCGCACGGAACCTGCGCTTCAATGATGACGGGACTGCGGTGCTCGATTTCGATCCCGGTATCTATGTCAATTCCAACACTTTCGGTCCCCGCAGCGGGGGCGACGGTGAATCCACTTATGCCGATTCCGACCTGCAGACGCCGCAGGAACGGTATGTCGGCTATCTCTATGCCGATTATGAGCTCAGCGATGCTCTCACGGCCTATACCGAACTGACATATGCGCACCGCACCGCATCCAATTCGGGCGTGACGGCGGGGCCGCGTTCGACATTCTTCGTCAAGCCCGACAACGCCTACCTGCCGGATGATCTCGTCGAATTGCTGGATGGCACGTCCTTCAGCCTCGGCAAGGATGTGGACCGGCAAATTCCCGCTCTCAACGAAGTGGAAGCTGATGTCTTTCGCGGCGTTCTGGGCCTGGGCGGCGAAATCGGTGAGAACTGGGACTGGGACATCTACTACCAGTATGGCAGCAACAAGCAGCACCGGGACGGACGATATTCGCGCGTGAATACCGAATTCCAGTACGCGCTGGATGCCGTGGACGAAGGCGAATTCCTGAACGGCACCGCCAATGGCAATATCGTGTGCCGCGAAACACTGGCCAGCAATCCGGACCCGCGTTCACAGGGCTGCGAACCGTTGAATCTGTTCGGCCTCAACAATCTGTCGCAGGCTGCGATAGATTACGCATATCGGCCGGTCGTGCAGGATTTCGATTACACGCAGCATGTCATTGCGGGCGTCATCAGTGGCAATCTGTTCGACGGGATCGGTGCCGGTCCGGTGGGTGCGGCAGCCGGCGCGGAATATCGCAGCGAGGATGGCGACGTCACCCATGGCGATACTCCCAATTACAATGATTATGCCTTCACTTTCGGCACGGATTACGGCGGGACGATCGAGGTTTTCGAAGCCTTTGGCGAATTGAACGTGCCGCTGCTTGCCTATGTGCCGTTCGCCGAAATGCTTGAAGTGAACGGCGCGGTTCGCTGGACCCAGAACACCGCCCAGAATGCCAGCACGGGGGAGGAAAAGACCACCGATGCTGTCAGCTACAAGCTTTCCGCCATCTGGGAAATCGGGGCAGGTTTCCGCCTGCGCGGTTCGCGTTCGCGCGATATCCGTTCGCCCGGCTTCCAGGAATTGTTTGACCAGCAGGTTCCCACAGAGGCCGGATCGTCGCAGGGCGTGGTCGACAATTTCAACATTCCCGGCTCGCCAGGTCTGGGTGATGACGACACGCCGATACTCAATGGCGGCAGTTTTGCGCTGAAACCGGAAAGTGCGGACACGACCACGCTGGGCGTGGTGTTCCGGCCCGATTTCGCGCCGGGGCTGCGCATGTCGGCCGATTGGTATCAGATCGAAGTCACCGATACGGTCACCACGCTGCCGGGCCAGCGGATCGTGGATTTCTGCGGAGAGTTCGATCTCTTCTGCGACCGGATCACCTTCGCTGCGCCGACGGACATCACCTTTGTCGATGCCCGGCAGGTCAATCTGGGCAGTCTCGACGTTCGTGGTTTCGATTTCGAACTGTCTTACAGGCTGCCGCTTTACGACGTGTTCGATGGGGGCGATGGCGCGGTAAGCCTGCGTTTGCTGGCCAATCATCAATATGACTTCAAGGTCCAGGCCGATCCGACCACGCCTGTCATAGACTATGCCGGGCAGACCGGCCCCGTGCTGAATGGCGGGGACTTCAATCCCGCCCCGGACTGGATCTGGAACGCCTTCCTGTCCTACGACAATGGCGGCTTCAACACGACGCTGTCCTTCCGCCACATTCCGGAAGGGATTTATGATGTCGAGAAGATCGGGCCGCAGGATGCGGGCTTCGATCCCTCTCTGCCCGACAGCATCAACGATAACCGCGTGGACGGCGCCACCTATCTGGGTCTTGCAATGTCCTATCAGATTCCGATCGACAGCGCCGGCAATCGCTATGTCGAGCTGTTCGGCGCCATCCAGAATCTGTTTGACGAGAAACCCCCGGTCGCGCCGGGCGGTGGCGGACTGGGCGGATCGAACTATCCGACCAATCCGGTTTACTTCGACACTTTCGGATCGCGTTTCAGGACCGGTGTCAGGCTACGCTATTGA
- a CDS encoding iron-containing alcohol dehydrogenase family protein encodes MQRSLDLYQVPCVRVGAGVLMQCATDCAATGARRALILTSTPIAQLAERLAGALREAGVEPVIHAEVDGEPTRRDLANALAVAANSQVDFVIGLGGGSAMDVAKLVAALHGSAHDFDEIAGNALLLTRGLPLACIPTTAGTGSEVTPIAVIEDEEAELKKGVVSRHLVPDFAYLDAQLTCSMPRGVTASTGLDALTHCIEAYANRHSHPLVDCWALEGIRLIAANLERACEQPDDLAAREAMLIASHLGGMCLGPVNTAAVHALAYPLGGEFHIAHGVANSLLLPHVIRFNAQHEAGRYAAVATALGVIPGGDPHGDAMAGVAEIERLSAAVGIDRRLSDLGIGANALPKMAAAAMSVQRLLKNNPRTVSEADALAIYEAAL; translated from the coding sequence TTGCAAAGATCACTCGACCTGTACCAGGTCCCCTGCGTCAGAGTCGGTGCCGGCGTCCTGATGCAATGCGCAACAGACTGCGCGGCCACTGGCGCACGCCGCGCCCTGATCCTGACCTCCACTCCGATAGCTCAGCTAGCCGAAAGGCTGGCCGGCGCCTTGCGTGAAGCCGGCGTCGAGCCAGTCATCCATGCGGAGGTGGATGGCGAACCGACCCGCCGCGATCTGGCCAACGCGCTGGCCGTGGCGGCAAATTCCCAGGTGGATTTCGTTATCGGCCTTGGCGGCGGCAGCGCGATGGACGTCGCCAAGCTGGTCGCCGCCCTGCACGGATCAGCGCATGATTTTGACGAGATCGCGGGCAACGCCCTTCTTCTGACACGCGGCCTCCCCCTCGCCTGCATCCCGACGACAGCCGGAACCGGCAGCGAGGTGACGCCCATCGCCGTGATCGAGGACGAGGAAGCCGAACTCAAGAAAGGTGTGGTCAGCCGCCATCTGGTGCCCGATTTTGCCTATCTCGATGCACAATTGACCTGTTCCATGCCGCGCGGGGTCACTGCCTCGACCGGGCTGGATGCTCTCACCCATTGTATCGAAGCATACGCCAACCGGCATTCGCACCCGTTGGTCGATTGCTGGGCCCTGGAAGGAATCCGGCTTATCGCCGCAAATCTGGAACGGGCCTGCGAACAGCCTGACGATCTTGCTGCACGCGAAGCCATGCTGATCGCCAGCCATCTGGGCGGAATGTGCCTGGGCCCGGTCAACACCGCTGCCGTGCACGCGCTCGCCTATCCGCTCGGCGGAGAGTTTCACATAGCGCATGGCGTCGCCAATTCCTTGCTTCTGCCTCATGTCATCCGCTTCAACGCGCAACACGAAGCCGGGCGCTATGCCGCAGTGGCGACTGCTCTTGGCGTAATTCCCGGCGGCGATCCGCATGGCGACGCAATGGCGGGCGTAGCGGAAATCGAACGATTATCCGCGGCCGTCGGGATTGACCGGCGGCTGAGCGATCTCGGCATCGGTGCAAATGCCCTGCCCAAGATGGCGGCTGCGGCCATGAGTGTTCAGCGGCTTTTGAAAAACAATCCACGAACTGTTTCGGAAGCCGATGCGCTGGCAATCTACGAGGCCGCATTGTGA
- a CDS encoding MFS transporter — MTPEKPDRSLFGWYREADRKTRRVFWTCGAGWVMDAADAQVYQYLIPLLITSLGITLTEAGSIASASYFAAAVGGWLGGWLCDRFGRARILQITILWFSVFSFLSGFAETYEQMLVIRVLHGIGFGAEWAVGAVLLGEMINPRHRGKALGAVQAGAPIGSGIAALLAGPVAASFDPDLGWRVAFWIGLAPALLIFFIRRGSDDAEVYKLARAQQRAENRTVSLGAIFGPGMIGVTMLASMLSLGVQGAAYSVANYLTSFMTAERGLTQGVAGYLVLINSIGGFFGCITNSYISDLAGRRTVFRIFGFGFLVMASIYLFGPWGGNLWFLVPIGMIYGFFQFGMYASFGPYFTELFPTEMRGSGQAFAYNSGRAGAALFILGVPLVAQFMPLSAAMATLGIVGIICALIPTLILPETAGRALSAVGEQNKAGNRP; from the coding sequence GTGACCCCGGAAAAGCCGGACCGCAGCCTGTTCGGCTGGTATCGGGAGGCAGACCGCAAAACCCGGCGGGTCTTCTGGACCTGCGGGGCAGGCTGGGTGATGGATGCTGCCGACGCGCAGGTCTATCAATATCTGATCCCGCTTCTGATAACCTCGCTCGGCATTACGCTGACCGAGGCGGGTTCCATTGCCAGCGCCAGCTATTTCGCGGCGGCTGTGGGCGGCTGGCTTGGCGGCTGGCTCTGCGATCGCTTCGGGCGTGCACGCATATTGCAGATCACGATCCTGTGGTTTTCGGTCTTTTCCTTCCTTTCCGGATTTGCCGAAACCTATGAACAGATGCTGGTCATCCGCGTGCTGCACGGCATCGGCTTTGGTGCGGAATGGGCTGTCGGCGCGGTGCTGCTGGGTGAAATGATCAACCCCAGGCACCGGGGCAAGGCATTGGGCGCGGTTCAGGCGGGCGCGCCGATCGGCTCGGGGATCGCGGCTTTGCTGGCCGGGCCGGTTGCCGCCAGCTTCGATCCGGACCTTGGATGGCGGGTGGCTTTCTGGATCGGCCTGGCGCCTGCCCTGCTCATCTTCTTCATCCGCCGCGGTTCGGACGATGCCGAAGTGTACAAACTGGCCCGCGCACAGCAGCGCGCCGAAAATCGCACTGTCAGCCTTGGCGCCATCTTCGGCCCTGGAATGATCGGCGTGACGATGCTCGCCTCGATGCTCTCGCTCGGCGTTCAGGGGGCGGCCTATTCAGTGGCCAATTACCTGACCTCCTTCATGACGGCGGAGAGAGGGCTGACACAGGGCGTCGCGGGCTATCTCGTGCTCATCAATTCGATTGGCGGTTTCTTCGGCTGCATCACCAATTCCTATATCAGCGATCTTGCCGGGCGGCGGACGGTTTTTCGCATCTTCGGCTTCGGCTTTCTCGTCATGGCCTCGATCTATCTCTTCGGCCCATGGGGGGGAAATCTATGGTTCCTGGTTCCGATCGGGATGATCTACGGCTTCTTCCAATTCGGCATGTATGCGAGTTTCGGCCCCTATTTTACCGAGCTTTTCCCCACGGAAATGCGCGGTTCCGGCCAGGCATTTGCCTATAATTCCGGCCGGGCGGGCGCGGCGCTGTTCATCCTGGGCGTGCCGCTGGTGGCGCAGTTCATGCCGCTCAGCGCGGCAATGGCCACGCTGGGGATCGTGGGCATCATCTGCGCCTTGATCCCGACACTTATCCTGCCGGAAACTGCCGGCCGGGCATTGTCGGCCGTGGGCGAACAGAACAAGGCAGGGAACAGACCATGA